One window of the Haloarcula halobia genome contains the following:
- a CDS encoding prephenate dehydrogenase/arogenate dehydrogenase family protein — protein MNVLVVGAGGMGRWFARTVRDVASVAFTDTDPAVARAAAEAVDGRAVPTDTDERFEVVCVAVPMPAARVAIEQYGPLAADAVVDVTGSMAAPVEAMREAAPDVARMSLHPLFAPENAPGNVAVVTDSGDEATEAVLAVLREAGNHCFETTPAEHDAAMETVQAGAHAAILAFALAADPVPDEFQTPVSAGLFDLVEQVTGGDPHVYADIQRAFDGAEPVAEAARRIADADYDDFQQLYDDLS, from the coding sequence ATGAACGTCCTCGTCGTCGGTGCTGGCGGGATGGGGCGCTGGTTCGCCCGGACCGTCCGGGACGTGGCGTCCGTCGCCTTCACCGACACCGACCCGGCCGTCGCCCGCGCCGCCGCCGAGGCCGTCGACGGGCGTGCGGTGCCGACCGACACGGACGAGCGGTTCGAGGTGGTCTGTGTCGCCGTCCCGATGCCGGCCGCCCGCGTGGCTATCGAGCAGTACGGCCCGCTCGCTGCCGACGCCGTCGTCGACGTGACCGGGAGCATGGCCGCTCCGGTCGAAGCGATGCGCGAGGCCGCGCCCGACGTCGCCCGGATGAGCCTCCACCCGCTGTTCGCGCCCGAGAACGCCCCCGGGAACGTCGCCGTCGTCACGGACAGCGGCGACGAGGCGACCGAGGCGGTGCTCGCGGTGCTCCGCGAGGCCGGCAACCACTGCTTCGAGACGACGCCGGCCGAACACGACGCGGCCATGGAGACGGTCCAGGCCGGGGCCCACGCGGCCATCCTCGCGTTCGCCCTGGCCGCCGACCCGGTGCCCGACGAGTTCCAGACGCCGGTCTCGGCTGGGCTGTTCGACCTCGTCGAGCAGGTCACCGGCGGCGACCCGCACGTCTACGCCGACATCCAGCGGGCGTTCGACGGCGCCGAACCCGTCGCCGAGGCCGCCCGTCGCATCGCAGACGCGGACTACGACGACTTCCAGCAGCTCTACGACGACCTCTCATGA
- a CDS encoding small ribosomal subunit Rsm22 family protein: MNQATRDQIRDNARYLRNVRPVDPEEIFEYVEGHPHPAVVRQVLREEAVDLGLLERDDGTFVPAPEGPLEVSFHGVDRFPAAYESRLDDLLTDAYGPHWERGDSGTRLRERIRDVKEAYLHGADVEYGALTAHGYAVYHLPDYYAATQYLLAALVADGLLPSQLRVLDVGAGVGGPALALVDLLPDDTLLEYHAVEPSAAGDVLETLLESTGANIQWTVHRDRAETFAPDGEYDLVVFGNVLSELDDPVAVVERYLSALAAAGTLLAMAPADRNTATQLRTVERAVTDDGPATVYAPTVRLWPHQRPTSESWSFDRKPDIEVPEIQRRLDEAGGGTGEFVNVDVQYAFSVLRTDGRTRIELTPDRGTHAPMADAEQYVTGRVNLLAVKLSHDLSDSEAANPLYLLGDGSQSVDHFAVRTDPSMLNEDLRTADYGDLLSIQNALVLWNDDEAAYNVVVDGETTVDRAR, encoded by the coding sequence ATGAACCAGGCGACGCGCGACCAGATCCGGGACAACGCCCGGTACCTTCGGAACGTCCGCCCCGTCGATCCCGAGGAGATATTCGAGTACGTCGAGGGCCATCCACACCCCGCCGTCGTCCGGCAGGTGCTGCGCGAGGAGGCCGTCGACCTCGGACTGCTCGAACGGGACGACGGGACGTTCGTGCCGGCACCGGAGGGCCCCCTCGAGGTTTCCTTCCACGGCGTCGACCGATTCCCGGCCGCGTACGAGTCGCGCCTCGACGACCTGCTGACCGACGCGTACGGCCCACACTGGGAGCGCGGCGACAGCGGCACCCGTCTCCGCGAGCGGATTCGCGACGTCAAGGAGGCGTACCTCCACGGAGCCGACGTGGAGTACGGCGCCCTCACCGCCCACGGGTACGCCGTCTACCACCTCCCGGATTACTACGCCGCGACCCAGTACCTCCTCGCTGCCCTCGTGGCCGACGGCCTGCTTCCCTCGCAACTGCGCGTACTGGACGTGGGCGCCGGCGTCGGCGGGCCGGCGCTCGCCCTGGTCGACCTGCTCCCCGACGACACCCTGCTGGAGTACCACGCCGTCGAACCCAGCGCCGCCGGGGACGTCCTCGAGACGCTCCTCGAGTCGACGGGCGCGAACATTCAGTGGACGGTCCACCGTGACCGCGCCGAGACGTTCGCCCCCGACGGCGAGTACGACCTCGTCGTCTTCGGCAACGTCCTCAGCGAGCTCGACGATCCTGTCGCGGTGGTCGAACGCTACCTCTCGGCGCTCGCCGCGGCCGGGACGCTGCTGGCGATGGCCCCGGCCGACCGGAACACGGCGACACAGCTCCGGACGGTCGAACGCGCCGTCACCGACGACGGGCCCGCGACGGTGTACGCCCCGACGGTCCGCCTCTGGCCCCACCAGCGACCGACCAGCGAGTCGTGGTCGTTCGACCGCAAGCCGGACATCGAGGTGCCCGAGATACAGCGGCGTCTCGACGAGGCCGGCGGCGGGACCGGCGAGTTCGTCAACGTCGACGTCCAGTACGCCTTCAGCGTCCTGCGGACCGACGGCCGGACCCGCATCGAGCTGACGCCCGACCGGGGCACCCACGCGCCGATGGCCGACGCGGAGCAGTACGTCACCGGCCGGGTGAACCTGCTGGCGGTCAAGCTCAGCCACGACCTCTCCGACAGCGAGGCTGCCAACCCGCTGTACCTGCTCGGCGACGGCAGCCAGTCGGTCGACCACTTCGCCGTCCGCACCGACCCCTCGATGCTCAACGAGGACCTCCGGACGGCCGACTACGGCGACCTGCTGTCCATCCAGAACGCGCTCGTCCTGTGGAACGACGACGAGGCGGCGTACAACGTCGTCGTCGACGGCGAGACGACCGTCGACCGGGCGCGGTGA
- the surE gene encoding 5'/3'-nucleotidase SurE gives MDDPAILLTNDDGIDSAGLRAVYEGLSDVGDVTVVAPATDQSAVGRAISHEVDVHEHDLGYAVEGTPTDCVVAGLEALVPQTDLVVAGCNRGANLGAYVLGRSGTVSAAVEATFFDVPAVAVSMYIPVREDAAFTDIEANGDSYDEAVRATRYLADHALDAGVFEQCDYLNVNAPVAEWGPADIEITRPSRLYEMDAVHENAHVTLHDRIWERMADGDIPDPDGTDRRAVVDGKVSVSPLTAPHTTEHHEALDALASTYDPEASP, from the coding sequence ATGGACGACCCGGCAATCCTGTTGACGAACGACGACGGTATCGACAGCGCTGGACTCCGGGCGGTGTACGAGGGCCTCTCGGACGTCGGCGACGTCACCGTGGTCGCTCCCGCGACGGACCAGAGCGCCGTCGGGCGAGCTATCTCCCACGAGGTCGACGTCCACGAACACGACCTGGGCTACGCCGTCGAGGGGACGCCGACGGACTGCGTCGTCGCCGGCCTGGAGGCGCTGGTCCCCCAGACGGACCTCGTCGTCGCGGGCTGTAACCGCGGGGCCAACCTCGGCGCGTACGTCCTCGGCCGTTCGGGCACGGTCAGTGCCGCCGTCGAGGCGACGTTCTTCGACGTCCCGGCCGTCGCCGTCTCGATGTACATCCCGGTGCGCGAGGACGCCGCGTTCACGGACATCGAGGCCAACGGGGACAGTTACGACGAGGCTGTGCGGGCGACGCGCTACCTCGCGGACCACGCCCTCGACGCCGGCGTCTTCGAGCAGTGCGACTACCTGAACGTCAACGCGCCCGTCGCCGAGTGGGGGCCCGCCGACATCGAGATCACCCGCCCCTCGCGACTCTACGAGATGGACGCCGTCCACGAGAACGCCCACGTGACCCTCCACGACCGCATCTGGGAGCGCATGGCCGACGGCGACATCCCCGACCCGGACGGGACCGACCGCCGCGCCGTCGTCGACGGGAAGGTGAGCGTCTCGCCGCTGACCGCCCCGCACACGACCGAACACCACGAGGCCCTCGACGCGCTGGCGTCGACGTACGACCCCGAGGCCAGCCCCTAA
- a CDS encoding flippase-like domain-containing protein has translation MATALRYRSGRVRALVGVVLAVVLLHLLVFSLDTDAISTALLEADLRMLALAAAAALFAQLCWNLMTVWILRTVDDSLPRYRLLLAALAGTFGKLVLPLGNLGGAAIISYAVTEDLDRRFGEVFPPVSASELLRFGSSLGVTSVGLAGLVISPVAGIEGPYVVALLSTVTAGLFAGAVTVVYRRQGVASLVVQFAALLHLVLGRVSARATRRLAPERVATGVESFLESFERATADRRRLAVAGTLGIVGWLAVGLALSLSFSAVGVTLPLALALFLAPASGVATLLPTPGGLGTSEVALTAAVVVLVVTSAEVAAAAVLLYRLVSYWLVVAVGALASAYLSASVWRALE, from the coding sequence ATGGCGACGGCCCTTCGATACCGTTCCGGCCGGGTGCGTGCACTGGTCGGTGTCGTCCTGGCCGTCGTTTTGTTGCACCTGCTCGTCTTCTCGCTCGACACCGACGCGATATCGACTGCACTGCTCGAGGCGGACCTGCGGATGCTCGCGCTCGCGGCGGCGGCGGCGCTGTTCGCCCAGCTGTGCTGGAACCTGATGACGGTCTGGATACTGCGGACTGTCGACGACTCGCTGCCCCGGTATCGGCTGTTGCTCGCCGCGCTCGCCGGGACCTTCGGGAAACTCGTTCTCCCGCTGGGGAACCTCGGCGGCGCGGCGATCATCTCCTATGCCGTCACGGAGGACCTGGATCGGCGGTTCGGCGAGGTGTTCCCGCCCGTCTCGGCTAGCGAACTGCTCCGGTTCGGGAGTTCGCTCGGCGTGACCAGCGTCGGCCTGGCGGGGCTTGTCATCTCACCGGTCGCCGGTATCGAGGGCCCGTACGTCGTGGCGCTGCTCTCGACGGTCACCGCCGGGCTGTTCGCCGGCGCCGTGACCGTGGTCTACCGTCGCCAGGGTGTCGCCAGTCTTGTCGTACAGTTCGCGGCGCTGTTGCACCTGGTACTCGGCCGCGTATCGGCCCGCGCCACGCGGCGCCTGGCTCCCGAGCGCGTGGCCACGGGGGTCGAGTCGTTCCTCGAGTCCTTCGAGCGGGCGACCGCGGACCGCCGCCGCCTCGCCGTCGCCGGGACGCTCGGGATAGTCGGCTGGCTGGCCGTCGGCCTCGCGCTCTCGCTGTCGTTCTCGGCCGTCGGCGTCACCCTGCCGCTGGCGCTGGCGCTGTTCCTGGCGCCGGCGAGCGGCGTCGCGACGCTGCTGCCGACGCCGGGCGGCCTCGGAACCTCGGAGGTCGCGCTGACCGCGGCGGTCGTCGTCCTGGTGGTCACCTCGGCGGAGGTGGCCGCCGCCGCCGTCCTGCTCTACCGTCTCGTGTCGTACTGGCTGGTCGTCGCCGTGGGCGCGCTCGCGTCAGCCTACCTCTCGGCGTCGGTCTGGCGGGCACTGGAGTAG
- a CDS encoding DMT family transporter codes for MRFRNALLFLALAVAWGSAFTAIKSGLAYFPPVLFAALRYDLAGVLMLAYAGYATDRWRPRTGDEWRAVVVGGVLLIAAYHAFLFVGERGTTSATAAIVVSLSPILTTAFARVFLPDERLTPVGVAGLLVGFLGVGILSAPDPDTVVTARTVSLALVFLAAASFALGSVITRRIDAPLPVETMEAWSMVLGALVLHGASAAIGESPAAIRWTPEAFVALGFLVVVASALGFLIYFDLLDRLGPIEINLVSYAAPVVAAVTGFLVLSETPTVLTATGFACIVVGFVLLKRRAIRDELRRLPVTAL; via the coding sequence ATGAGATTCAGAAACGCGCTCCTGTTCCTCGCGCTGGCCGTCGCCTGGGGCAGTGCGTTCACGGCCATCAAGTCCGGCCTGGCGTACTTCCCGCCCGTCCTCTTTGCCGCCCTGCGCTACGACCTCGCCGGCGTCCTGATGCTGGCGTACGCCGGCTACGCCACGGACCGCTGGCGCCCCCGGACGGGCGACGAGTGGCGCGCCGTCGTCGTCGGCGGCGTGTTGCTGATCGCGGCCTACCACGCCTTCCTCTTCGTGGGGGAACGCGGGACGACCAGCGCGACGGCGGCCATCGTCGTCAGCCTCTCGCCGATACTCACGACGGCGTTCGCCCGGGTCTTCCTGCCCGACGAACGCCTCACGCCGGTCGGCGTCGCGGGCCTGCTCGTCGGCTTCCTGGGGGTCGGTATCCTCAGCGCCCCGGACCCCGATACCGTCGTCACCGCCCGGACCGTCTCACTCGCGCTGGTCTTCCTCGCTGCCGCCTCGTTCGCCCTCGGGAGTGTGATCACTCGTCGCATCGACGCCCCGCTCCCCGTCGAGACGATGGAGGCGTGGTCGATGGTGCTGGGTGCGCTGGTGTTGCACGGTGCGAGCGCCGCCATCGGCGAGTCCCCGGCGGCGATTCGCTGGACGCCGGAGGCGTTCGTGGCGCTGGGCTTCCTTGTCGTCGTCGCCAGCGCGCTGGGCTTCCTGATATACTTCGACCTGCTGGACCGCCTCGGTCCCATCGAGATCAACCTGGTCTCCTACGCCGCCCCCGTCGTCGCCGCGGTGACCGGCTTCCTCGTCCTCTCGGAGACGCCGACGGTGCTCACCGCCACCGGGTTCGCGTGTATCGTCGTCGGGTTCGTCCTGCTGAAACGGCGCGCGATCCGGGACGAACTCCGCCGGCTCCCGGTCACAGCTCTCTGA
- a CDS encoding sugar O-acetyltransferase, translated as MPSEKAKMLAGELYDPSDPQLVAERRAARERTSTYNETSPGETERREELVEDLFGSIGGEVKIEPPFRCDYGYNIRVGADFYANFGCVILDVCRVEFGDDCMLGPGVHVYTATHPLDAAERSAGAEYGKPVTVGDDVWIGGKAVLNPGVTVGDGSVVGSGAVVTEDVPAGVVVQGNPASVVREL; from the coding sequence ATGCCTTCCGAGAAAGCGAAGATGCTCGCCGGGGAGCTGTACGACCCGAGCGATCCGCAACTCGTCGCCGAGCGCCGCGCGGCGCGAGAGCGGACCAGTACCTACAACGAGACCAGCCCCGGCGAGACGGAACGGCGGGAGGAACTCGTCGAGGACCTGTTCGGATCCATCGGTGGCGAGGTGAAGATCGAGCCGCCCTTCCGCTGTGATTACGGCTACAACATCCGCGTCGGGGCGGACTTCTACGCGAACTTCGGGTGCGTGATACTCGACGTCTGTCGCGTGGAGTTCGGGGACGACTGCATGCTGGGCCCGGGCGTCCACGTCTACACGGCAACCCACCCGCTCGACGCGGCCGAGCGGTCCGCGGGCGCCGAGTACGGGAAACCCGTCACCGTAGGTGACGACGTCTGGATCGGCGGCAAGGCCGTGCTCAACCCGGGCGTGACCGTCGGTGACGGCAGTGTCGTCGGGTCCGGCGCCGTCGTGACCGAGGACGTCCCGGCCGGCGTCGTCGTCCAGGGGAACCCCGCGAGCGTCGTCAGAGAGCTGTGA
- a CDS encoding DUF7289 family protein: MNAEPDRLIDRVTAPLSGGRTASRGQSEVLGVVLLLSVVILGVLAVVVGGSAVIAELQTDAEVSAAENALASFDSEASAVALGNSPSRAVDLGLTANDGDLRHHETSWIRVDAYNDSDGTSAEVVNATLGTVEYVNGETTVASEGGGIWRSDGEGSVMLSRPEFHYRENTLTMPLVVVDGDQGLTSDVQITRRSEPVRHYPNATDGFLNQPAGGTITVTVQSEYYEAWGRYFEDETTAIVAYDHANEQVSALFLVLPRRTSVDAGLIATSNNGELAIAGTGAYVNSYDSSEGNYTETRAANGLIQAAGDFKGSGDSLVDGDVRSGGVVDVQGSAYINGSVDYTSDPAPDSTEETKIAGDVEQISGVTAVDPIDAFVDRVATEVEQNNDNGATPLITADEFTMDGSTAELDAGRYYVHDIELDDDEELVLDTTSGDVAIVVRDYVKLTKGGNITVEGDGNVQIIVESESTTTVSPTGLGNQDVNFHVGKNAAVHVPGEKSSQLSVFAPREFTMTIAGSNNNRASFDGLVYAPAGDTGSGFLYIKQGDLYGLAVTGNLTVGQYGAAHYDYGLQNTDGIDSPFSTLKALYVTEHQIRVESGS, from the coding sequence ATGAACGCAGAACCCGACCGATTGATCGACCGTGTGACCGCCCCGCTGTCGGGCGGGCGAACCGCGAGCCGCGGCCAATCGGAAGTACTCGGTGTGGTCCTGCTGCTCTCGGTCGTCATTTTGGGTGTACTCGCGGTCGTCGTGGGTGGGTCTGCAGTCATCGCAGAACTACAGACTGACGCGGAGGTCTCGGCAGCGGAGAACGCACTGGCGTCGTTCGACAGCGAGGCGAGCGCGGTCGCGCTCGGGAACTCGCCGTCCAGAGCGGTCGACCTCGGACTCACCGCCAACGACGGCGACCTTCGACACCACGAGACCAGCTGGATACGCGTGGACGCGTACAACGATAGCGACGGCACGAGCGCGGAGGTCGTGAACGCCACGCTCGGGACGGTCGAGTACGTCAACGGGGAGACGACCGTCGCCTCGGAGGGCGGCGGCATCTGGCGGAGCGACGGAGAGGGCTCCGTGATGCTCTCGCGGCCCGAGTTCCACTACCGCGAGAATACGCTCACGATGCCTCTGGTCGTCGTCGACGGCGATCAGGGACTGACCAGTGACGTCCAGATCACCCGCAGGAGCGAACCGGTTCGCCACTACCCCAACGCGACCGACGGGTTCCTGAACCAGCCCGCTGGCGGAACCATCACCGTGACCGTCCAGAGCGAGTACTACGAGGCCTGGGGGCGGTACTTCGAGGACGAGACGACCGCCATCGTGGCCTACGACCACGCGAACGAGCAGGTGTCGGCACTGTTCCTCGTCCTCCCGCGACGCACGTCGGTGGACGCGGGCCTCATCGCGACGTCGAACAACGGCGAACTCGCCATCGCGGGGACGGGCGCGTACGTCAACAGTTACGATTCCTCCGAAGGCAACTACACGGAGACCAGAGCGGCCAACGGCCTGATCCAGGCCGCGGGTGACTTCAAGGGGAGCGGTGACTCGCTCGTCGACGGAGACGTCAGGTCCGGCGGCGTCGTCGACGTCCAGGGCAGCGCGTATATCAACGGGAGCGTCGACTACACCAGTGACCCGGCGCCCGACTCCACCGAGGAGACCAAGATCGCCGGCGACGTCGAGCAGATATCCGGCGTCACGGCGGTCGACCCCATCGACGCGTTCGTCGACCGGGTCGCGACAGAAGTCGAGCAAAACAACGACAACGGCGCCACGCCGCTCATCACGGCCGACGAGTTCACCATGGACGGATCGACGGCCGAGCTGGACGCCGGAAGGTACTACGTCCACGACATCGAGCTCGACGACGACGAGGAGCTCGTCCTAGATACGACCAGTGGCGACGTGGCGATCGTGGTCCGCGACTACGTGAAGTTGACCAAAGGCGGCAACATCACCGTCGAAGGCGACGGCAACGTGCAGATCATCGTCGAGAGCGAGAGTACGACGACCGTCTCGCCGACCGGGCTCGGCAACCAGGACGTGAACTTCCACGTCGGCAAGAACGCGGCCGTCCACGTGCCCGGCGAGAAGTCGAGTCAGCTCAGCGTGTTCGCCCCGCGTGAGTTCACGATGACCATCGCAGGGTCCAACAACAACCGGGCGTCGTTCGACGGGCTGGTGTACGCGCCCGCTGGCGATACCGGGTCCGGGTTCCTCTACATCAAGCAGGGCGACCTGTACGGCCTCGCCGTCACCGGCAACCTGACCGTCGGCCAGTACGGGGCCGCGCACTACGACTACGGCCTGCAGAACACGGACGGCATCGACTCGCCGTTCTCGACGCTGAAAGCCCTCTACGTGACCGAACACCAGATTCGAGTCGAGTCCGGCAGCTGA
- a CDS encoding type IV pilin N-terminal domain-containing protein, protein MFDEENAVSPVIGVVLMVAITVILAAVIGSFVLGLGSSTSATPQASFEFDYDSGDVTVTHDGGDTIPEDDLTVKGSSSDTIPKSVADGTSVSAGVELVSGQAVTSGETIRVVYNNPNNDKSATLASSEAP, encoded by the coding sequence ATGTTCGACGAAGAAAACGCAGTGTCGCCAGTCATCGGGGTCGTCCTGATGGTCGCGATCACAGTCATTCTCGCGGCCGTCATCGGTTCGTTCGTACTCGGGCTCGGTAGCTCGACGAGCGCCACGCCACAGGCGAGTTTCGAGTTCGACTACGACAGTGGCGACGTGACTGTCACGCACGACGGTGGTGACACCATCCCCGAGGATGACCTGACTGTCAAGGGGTCGTCCTCGGATACGATCCCAAAATCCGTCGCTGACGGTACGAGCGTCTCAGCGGGTGTCGAACTCGTTTCGGGCCAAGCCGTCACCTCAGGCGAGACCATCCGAGTCGTCTACAACAACCCGAACAACGACAAGAGCGCCACTCTGGCCTCCTCTGAAGCACCGTAA